GCCTGCTGGATGTCCTCGGGGAGCCGGCCGGAGTACGGCCACTGGACGATCTGTTCGGCGATCAGGCGCACCTTGGTGTTGGTGTTCTGGGACACCGTCCTGAGGACGTCCCAGCCCTGGCCCGGAAGCAGGCGGCCGTGGGTGATGACCACACCGATCGCCTGGTCGATGACGGCGTGGGAGACCACTGCCCGCCGCAGCTGCCCGACTTCCTCCTCCAGGGCGGCGATCTCCTTGAGCAGGTCATCCCTCTCGACCGCCACGTACTGCCTTTCGA
This genomic interval from Streptomyces asiaticus contains the following:
- a CDS encoding ANTAR domain-containing protein, which encodes MAVERDDLLKEIAALEEEVGQLRRAVVSHAVIDQAIGVVITHGRLLPGQGWDVLRTVSQNTNTKVRLIAEQIVQWPYSGRLPEDIQQALEAALARPAATGRTRTPTTSADF